The following coding sequences are from one Microbacterium sp. SORGH_AS_0969 window:
- a CDS encoding FAD-binding oxidoreductase, producing MSASTATAPRTGLSALLDDIERDAPGVEVLPPSADTAEYAHDAGTAPRSGTSATDGPAVAFPTTVGEVQQLVRLAARHGVSIVPRGAGTGLSGGAVAHAEQLVVSTDRLNRIVEISPADEVAVVEPGVLNAALNEHLAPLGLFYAPDPASWRISTIGGNIATNAGGLRCAKYGVTRESVLALDVVLADGSLVSIGHRSIKGVTGLDLVSLFVGSEGVLGIVVGATVRIRPLPVARRTVTAFFDSTAAGAAGIGAITASRVRPSVIEFLDEPTLVGIDAAQDSGLRARGAALLLIELDGFGIDEQTAELTTALVAAGGRVQVESEPDAEVLWELRRSGRRFDEGSWFAGGDVAVPKSRIAEVFAGFPAIAARHGVAVSAVAHAGDGNLHPVVTLPIPADADPSLVPAALHEATDDIVRVALALGGTVSGEHGIGTVKRALAAEELAARVRSAQLAIKDALDPAGLFNPGKAL from the coding sequence ATGAGCGCTTCCACCGCGACCGCCCCGCGCACGGGCCTGTCCGCCCTGCTCGACGACATTGAGCGTGACGCCCCCGGCGTCGAGGTGCTCCCGCCGTCCGCCGACACCGCGGAGTACGCGCACGACGCGGGCACCGCGCCTCGAAGCGGCACCAGCGCGACGGACGGTCCCGCGGTCGCCTTCCCGACCACCGTCGGCGAGGTCCAGCAGCTCGTGCGCCTCGCCGCGCGTCACGGCGTGAGCATCGTTCCTCGGGGCGCCGGCACCGGGCTCTCCGGCGGCGCCGTGGCGCACGCCGAGCAGCTCGTCGTCTCGACCGACCGCCTGAACCGGATCGTCGAGATCTCGCCCGCCGACGAGGTCGCGGTCGTCGAGCCGGGTGTCCTGAACGCGGCGCTCAACGAGCACCTCGCCCCGCTCGGCCTGTTCTACGCCCCCGATCCCGCGAGCTGGCGCATCTCGACCATCGGCGGCAACATCGCGACCAACGCCGGGGGCCTCCGCTGCGCCAAGTACGGCGTCACCCGCGAGTCGGTGCTCGCGCTCGACGTCGTGCTCGCCGACGGGAGCCTCGTCTCGATCGGCCACCGCTCGATCAAGGGCGTGACCGGCCTCGATCTCGTCTCGCTCTTCGTCGGATCCGAGGGAGTCCTCGGCATCGTCGTCGGCGCGACCGTCCGCATCCGACCGCTGCCCGTCGCCCGGCGCACGGTGACGGCGTTCTTCGACTCCACCGCGGCGGGGGCCGCGGGCATCGGGGCGATCACCGCGTCGCGCGTGCGTCCGAGCGTCATCGAGTTCCTCGACGAACCCACCCTCGTCGGCATCGACGCCGCGCAGGACTCGGGACTCCGCGCCCGCGGCGCGGCCCTGCTGCTCATCGAACTCGACGGCTTCGGCATCGACGAGCAGACCGCCGAACTGACGACGGCGCTCGTCGCCGCCGGGGGTCGCGTGCAGGTCGAGAGCGAACCGGATGCCGAGGTCCTCTGGGAACTGCGGCGCTCGGGGCGGCGCTTCGACGAGGGGTCCTGGTTCGCCGGCGGAGACGTCGCGGTGCCGAAGTCGCGCATCGCCGAGGTCTTCGCGGGCTTCCCCGCCATCGCGGCGCGCCACGGGGTGGCGGTCAGCGCCGTCGCCCACGCCGGCGACGGCAACCTGCATCCCGTCGTCACCCTCCCGATCCCGGCGGATGCCGACCCCTCCCTCGTCCCGGCGGCGCTGCACGAAGCCACCGACGACATCGTGCGCGTCGCCCTCGCGCTCGGCGGAACCGTCAGCGGCGAGCACGG